From Catharus ustulatus isolate bCatUst1 chromosome 6, bCatUst1.pri.v2, whole genome shotgun sequence, a single genomic window includes:
- the LOC116997561 gene encoding acyl-coenzyme A thioesterase 1-like, with amino-acid sequence MAARVSVLPSLRCLFDDPVQIRVAGLQPQQAVTLRASLLDESGELFQAHALYRAGNSGELDLSRSPALGGSYLGVEPMGLLWALQSKTPYKRLAKRNVLTPFNVDLEVYEGHGDMSRLLGKCTNERWFLGEGVKRISVREGRLRATLFLPPGPGPFPGLIDLYGSGGGLIEYRASLLASRGFVTLALAYMSFEDIPAMPQILELSYFEEAVNFLRKQQQVKDTGIGVLGLSKGGDLALSMATFLPGIKAAVSISGSCFNSFIPLKGNGFTLPVHPYDLGRMKISDESGLVDFSDVLDDHMDPATWDCRIPVEKSLAKFLFLSGLDDMNWKSDLYCRDAVQRLQQHGRQVEFYSYPGAGHLLEPPYLPLCKVSIHRVLGMFVHWGGQWREHARAQEDAWRRIQAFFWQHLMDSDIPMSKL; translated from the exons ATGGCTGCGCGGGTGTCCGTGCTGCCCTCCCTCCGGTGCCTGTTCGATGACCCTGTGCAGATCCGTGTGGCCGGTCTGCAGCCGCAGCAGGCGGTCACGCTCCGAGCCAGCCTGCTGGACGAGAGCGGCGAGCTTTTCCAAGCACACGCTCTCtacagggctgggaacagcgGGGAGCTGGACCTCAGCCGCTCCCCGGCCCTGGGGGGCAGCTATTTGGGAGTGGAGCCgatggggctgctctgggctctgcagtcCAAAACGCCCTATAAGCGGCTGGCAAAGAGGAACGTCCTGACCCCTTTCAATGTGGACTTGGAAGTGTATGAGGGCCATGGGGACATGAGCCGCTTGCTGGGAAAATGCACCAATGAACGATGGTTTTTAGGAGAGGGGGTGAAGAGGATTTCGGTCAGAGAAGGTCGTCTCAGAGCAaccctcttcctccctcccg GACCTGGCCCATTCCCTGGACTTATTGATTTGTATGGATCTGGAGGAGGTCTTATTGAATACAGAGCAAGTCTCCTGGCTAGCAGAGGCTTTGTGACTCTGGCTCTTGCTTACATGTCCTTTGAAGATATCCCTGCTATGCCACAGATTCTTGAACTGAGCTATTTTGAGGAGGCTGTCAACTTTTTGCggaagcagcagcag GTGAAAGATACTGGGATTGGTGTTTTGGGCTTGTCTAAAGGAGGTGATCTAGCCCTTTCCATGGCCACATTTCTACCTGGCATCAAGGCAGCTGTCAGCATATCTGGAAGTTGCTTTAACTCCTTCATTCCCCTGAAAGGGAATGGTTTCACTCTTCCTGTTCACCCATATGACTTGGGGAGGATGAAGATCAGTGATGAGTCTGGACTAGTAGATTTTTCAGATGTCTTAGACGATCATATGGACCCAGCAACTTGGGATTGTCGCATTCCTGTGGAGAAGTCCTTAGCCAAGTTCCTCTTCTTGTCTGGCCTGGATGACATGAACTGGAAGAGTGACCTCTATTGCCGGGATGCTGTTCAGCGCCTTCAGCAGCACGGCCGGCAAGTGGAGTTTTACTCCTATCCTGGAGCAGGGCACCTCCTGGAGCCACCATACTTGCCTCTGTGCAAAGTTTCCATCCACAGGGTGCTTGGGATGTTTGTGCATTGGGGAGGGCAGTGGAGAGAGCATGCTAGAGCACAAGAAGATGCATGGCGCAGGATACAGGCCTTTTTCTGGCAACATTTGATGGACTCAGACATCCCTATGAGTAAGCTGTAG
- the JMJD7 gene encoding bifunctional peptidase and (3S)-lysyl hydroxylase JMJD7 isoform X2: protein MKRNSGNRSFNELGWPESIPYLDRPPSPLEFYREWVSPNKPCIIRNAISHWPALKKWTSAYLREVVGPKVVSVAVTPNGYADAVFQDRFVMPEERQMPFMDFLDIVEKKVTSPNVFYVQKQCSNLTEEFPELICDVQPDIPWMSEALGKKPDAVNFWLGEAAAVTSLHKDHYENLYCVISGEKHFLLHPPSDRPFIPYELYQPATYHVSEDGSFEIVDEKTAEKVPWIPLDPLNPDLELYPEYAQAKPLQCTVKAGEMLYLPSLWFHHVQQSHGCIAVNYWYDMEYDIKYSYYQLLDCLTKTVKML, encoded by the exons ATGAAGCGAAACTCGGGAAATCGGTCTTTTAatg agctgggctggccgGAGTCCATACCCTATCTGGATAGGCCTCCGTCCCCACTGGAGTTTTATCGAGAGTGGGTGAGTCCGAATAAACCCTGCATCATTCGCAACGCCATCAGCCACTGGCCGGCTCTGAAGAAATGGACCTCAGCGTATCTCAG GGAGGTGGTAGGTCCCAAGGTGGTGAGTGTGGCAGTGACACCAAATGGTTATGCAGATGCAGTGTTTCAGGACCGTTTTGTCATGCCAGAGGAGCGCCAAATGCCTTTCATGGACTTTTTGGACATTGTGGAGAAGAAAGTGACCTCTCCCAACGTATTCTATGTGCAGAAGCAGTGTTCAAACCTCACTGAGGAGTTTCCTGAACTTATCTGTGATGTGCAGCCTGACATACCGTGGATGAGTGAGGCACTGG GGAAGAAGCCTGATGCTGTGAATTTCTGGCTtggggaggcagctgctgtgacATCTT TACATAAAGACCATTATGAGAACTTGTACTGTGTGATATCTGGAGAGAAACATTTTCTACTGCATCCACCAAGTGACCGTCCCTTCATCCCATATG AGCTCTATCAGCCAGCAACCTACCATGTATCAGAAGATGGTTCATTTGAAATTGTGGATGAGAAGACTGCAGAGAAG GTGCCCTGGATCCCTCTGGACCCCTTGAACCCAGATCTAGAACTGTATCCAGAGTATGCTCAGGCAAAACCTTTGCAGTGTACAGTGAAAGCTGGCGAGATGTTATATCTACCTTCCCTCTGGTTCCACCATGTTCAGCAATCACATGGCTGTATTGCAG TGAATTATTGGTATGACATGGAATATGACATTAAATACAGCTATTATCAACTACTAGATTGCCTCACAAAAACTGTGAAAATGCTATAG
- the JMJD7 gene encoding bifunctional peptidase and (3S)-lysyl hydroxylase JMJD7 isoform X1 — protein MAEGAALRAVRGCLAAFPREARELGWPESIPYLDRPPSPLEFYREWVSPNKPCIIRNAISHWPALKKWTSAYLREVVGPKVVSVAVTPNGYADAVFQDRFVMPEERQMPFMDFLDIVEKKVTSPNVFYVQKQCSNLTEEFPELICDVQPDIPWMSEALGKKPDAVNFWLGEAAAVTSLHKDHYENLYCVISGEKHFLLHPPSDRPFIPYELYQPATYHVSEDGSFEIVDEKTAEKVPWIPLDPLNPDLELYPEYAQAKPLQCTVKAGEMLYLPSLWFHHVQQSHGCIAVNYWYDMEYDIKYSYYQLLDCLTKTVKML, from the exons ATGGCGGAGGGCGCGGCGCTGCGGGCCGTGAGGGGCTGCCTGGCCGCCTTCCCGCGGGAGGCCCGCG agctgggctggccgGAGTCCATACCCTATCTGGATAGGCCTCCGTCCCCACTGGAGTTTTATCGAGAGTGGGTGAGTCCGAATAAACCCTGCATCATTCGCAACGCCATCAGCCACTGGCCGGCTCTGAAGAAATGGACCTCAGCGTATCTCAG GGAGGTGGTAGGTCCCAAGGTGGTGAGTGTGGCAGTGACACCAAATGGTTATGCAGATGCAGTGTTTCAGGACCGTTTTGTCATGCCAGAGGAGCGCCAAATGCCTTTCATGGACTTTTTGGACATTGTGGAGAAGAAAGTGACCTCTCCCAACGTATTCTATGTGCAGAAGCAGTGTTCAAACCTCACTGAGGAGTTTCCTGAACTTATCTGTGATGTGCAGCCTGACATACCGTGGATGAGTGAGGCACTGG GGAAGAAGCCTGATGCTGTGAATTTCTGGCTtggggaggcagctgctgtgacATCTT TACATAAAGACCATTATGAGAACTTGTACTGTGTGATATCTGGAGAGAAACATTTTCTACTGCATCCACCAAGTGACCGTCCCTTCATCCCATATG AGCTCTATCAGCCAGCAACCTACCATGTATCAGAAGATGGTTCATTTGAAATTGTGGATGAGAAGACTGCAGAGAAG GTGCCCTGGATCCCTCTGGACCCCTTGAACCCAGATCTAGAACTGTATCCAGAGTATGCTCAGGCAAAACCTTTGCAGTGTACAGTGAAAGCTGGCGAGATGTTATATCTACCTTCCCTCTGGTTCCACCATGTTCAGCAATCACATGGCTGTATTGCAG TGAATTATTGGTATGACATGGAATATGACATTAAATACAGCTATTATCAACTACTAGATTGCCTCACAAAAACTGTGAAAATGCTATAG